The Exiguobacterium mexicanum genome includes a window with the following:
- a CDS encoding GNAT family N-acetyltransferase: MTPYSIRHIFDLNHVDLTDLLVASRQEGFRMLDRLVDDFHDGRNRFNQPGECLLGVFDASGHLVGIGGVNQDPYSPGHPVGRLRRFYILPAYRRQGIGRHLANALLLEAKQTFLTVVLRTYTTQGAQFYESLGFIPYDTSTTSHVISFNETSSDSS, translated from the coding sequence ATGACCCCCTATTCGATTCGACACATTTTTGACCTCAACCATGTCGATTTGACCGACTTGCTTGTCGCCAGTCGTCAAGAAGGCTTTCGCATGCTCGACCGGTTGGTGGATGACTTTCACGACGGACGCAATCGGTTCAATCAACCCGGCGAGTGTCTACTCGGAGTGTTTGACGCCTCTGGCCATCTAGTCGGCATCGGAGGAGTGAATCAAGATCCATATTCTCCGGGACATCCGGTCGGGCGGTTGAGACGGTTTTACATCTTGCCGGCTTATCGCAGACAAGGTATCGGGAGACATCTCGCGAACGCATTGTTGCTCGAAGCAAAACAGACCTTCCTCACCGTCGTTCTCCGGACATATACGACGCAAGGGGCACAGTTCTATGAATCGCTTGGCTTCATCCCATACGATACCTCGACTACAAGTCACGTGATAAGCTTCAACGAAACAAGCAGCGACTCTTCATGA